From a region of the Triticum aestivum cultivar Chinese Spring chromosome 7D, IWGSC CS RefSeq v2.1, whole genome shotgun sequence genome:
- the LOC123167963 gene encoding ornithine decarboxylase-like, producing the protein MAGGSPMQSVLVARGVKGRKLHAFKRNGKDAGVTGVMRSIAGTEEQGAFFVFDLATVVDLYSRWCRALDGVRPYYAVKCNPEPAMLGAMAALGAGFDCASRAEIEAVLALGVVEPGSIVYANPCKPEAHLRYAAEVGVNLATYDTEDEVAKVKRCHPSCDLLLRIKGPDNPDAKIDLGTKYGARADEVVPLLRAAQRAGLRVAGVAFHVGACTSRVDVYRGAIEAARAAFDAAAQLGMPPMRVLDIGGGFMPDATFDEAAEAINDALAQHFPPGCGVEVIGEPGQYFAEKAFTLAARVIGRRARGEAREYWIDDGIYGALSCTILGDYVPRPRPLAPPRPGGENMCSTYASTVFGPTCDSRDKVVTGYQLPEMNVGDWLVFDGIGAYAASSGTNFNGFLIADIKTHLAYST; encoded by the coding sequence ATGGCCGGAGGCAGCCCAATGCAGTCGGTGCTGGTGGCCCGCGGGGTGAAGGGCAGGAAGCTGCACGCCTTCAAGCGCAATGGGAAGGACGCCGGCGTCACCGGCGTCATGCGCTCCATCGCCGGCACCGAGGAGCAGGGCGCCTTCTTCGTCTTTGACCTCGCCACGGTCGTCGACTTGTACAGCCGCTGGTGCCGCGCGCTCGACGGCGTCCGACCCTACTACGCCGTCAAGTGCAACCCCGAGCCGGCCATGCTCGGCGCCAtggcggcgctcggcgcgggcttcGACTGCGCCAGCCGCGCCGAGATCGAGGCCGTCCTCGCGCTCGGCGTCGTCGAGCCCGGGAGCATCGTGTACGCCAACCCGTGCAAGCCCGAGGCGCACCTCAGGTACGCGGCCGAGGTCGGCGTCAACCTCGCCACCTACGACACCGAGGACGAGGTGGCCAAGGTGAAGCGCTGCCACCCGAGCTGCGACCTCCTCCTCCGCATCAAGGGCCCCGACAACCCCGACGCCAAGATCGACCTCGGCACCAAGTACGGCGCGCGCGCCGACGAGGTGGTCCCGCTCCTGCGGGCCGCGCAGCGCGCGGGGCTCCGCGTGGCCGGCGTGGCGTTCCACGTCGGGGCGTGCACGTCCCGCGTCGACGTGTACCGCGGGGCCATCGAGGCCGCCCGCGCGGCGTTCGACGCGGCCGCGCAGCTCGGCATGCCGCCCATgcgcgtgctcgacatcggcggcGGCTTCATGCCGGACGCCACGTTCGACGAGGCGGCAGAGGCCATCAACGATGCGCTCGCGCAGCACTTCCCGCCCGGGTGCGGCGTGGAGGTGATCGGCGAGCCGGGGCAGTACTTCGCCGAGAAGGCCTTCACGCTCGCGGCGCGGGTCATCGGGAGGCGCGCGCGCGGCGAGGCGCGCGAGTACTGGATCGACGACGGCATCTACGGCGCCCTCAGCTGCACCATCTTGGGCGACTACGTGCCGCGCCCGAGGCCGCTGGCGCCCCCGCGTCCCGGCGGCGAGAACATGTGCAGTACGTACGCGTCGACGGTGTTCGGGCCGACGTGCGACTCCCGCGACAAGGTGGTGACCGGGTACCAGCTGCCGGAGATGAACGTGGGGGACTGGCTCGTGTTCGACGGCATAGGCGCGTACGCCGCCTCGTCGGGCACCAACTTCAATGGATTCTTGATCGCCGACATAAAGACGCACTTGGCCTACTCCACCTAG
- the LOC123169530 gene encoding ornithine decarboxylase-like: protein MAGGSTMQATVLGAPGVKGRKVRAFKRSEKDAVVRSIAGTEEQGAFFVFDLATVADLYSRWCRALDGVRPFYAVKCNPEPAMLGAMAALGSGFDCASRAEIEAVLALGVVGPASIVYANPCKPEAHLRYAAEVGVNLATYDTEDEVAKVKRCHPSCDLLLRIKGPDNPDAKIDLGTKYGARADEVVPLLRAAQRAGLRVAGVAFHVGACTSRVDVYRGAIEAARVAFDEAAQLGMPPMRVLDIGGGFMPNATFDEAAGAINDALAQHFPRGCGVEVIGEPGQYFAETAFTMAARVIGRRTRGEVRQYWIDDGIYGALSCTILGDYVPRPRPLAAPCPPGGENKCSTYASTVFGPTCDSRDKVVTGYQLPEMKMGDWLVFDGIGAYAASSGSNFNGFLISDIKTHLAYST, encoded by the coding sequence ATGGCTGGAGGCAGCACAATGCAGGCCACGGTGCTTGGGGCCCCGGGGGTGAAGGGCAGGAAGGTGCGCGCGTTCAAGCGCAGTGAGAAGGATGCCGTCGTGCGCTCCATCGCCGGCACCGAGGAGCAGGGCGCCTTCTTCGTCTTTGACCTAGCCACGGTCGCCGACTTGTACAGCCGCTGGTGCCGCGCGCTCGACGGCGTGCGGCCATTCTACGCCGTAAAGTGCAACCCCGAGCCGGCCATGCTCGGCGCCATGGCGGCGCTCGGCTCAGGATTCGACTGCGCCAGCCGCGCCGAGATCGAGGCCGTCCTCGCGCTCGGCGTCGTCGGGCCCGCGAGCATCGTGTACGCCAACCCGTGCAAGCCCGAGGCGCACCTCAGGTACGCGGCCGAGGTGGGCGTCAACCTCGCCACCTACGACACCGAGGACGAGGTGGCCAAGGTGAAGCGATGCCACCCGAGCTGCGACCTCCTCCTCCGCATCAAGGGCCCCGACAACCCGGACGCCAAGATCGACCTCGGCACCAAGTACGGCGCGCGCGCCGACGAGGTGGTCCCGCTCCTGCGGGCCGCGCAGCGCGCGGGGCTCCGCGTGGCCGGCGTGGCGTTCCACGTCGGGGCGTGCACGTCCCGCGTCGACGTGTACCGCGGGGCCATCGAGGCCGCCCGCGTGGCgttcgacgaggccgcgcagctcGGCATGCCGCCCATgcgcgtgctcgacatcggcggcGGCTTCATGCCGAACGCCACGTTCGACGAGGCGGCGGGGGCCATCAACGACGCGCTCGCGCAGCACTTCCCGCGCGGGTGCGGCGTGGAGGTGATCGGCGAGCCGGGGCAGTACTTCGCCGAGACGGCCTTCACGATGGCGGCGCGGGTCATCGGCAGGCGCACGCGCGGCGAGGTGCGCCAGTACTGGATCGACGACGGCATCTACGGCGCCCTCAGCTGCACCATCCTGGGCGACTACGTGCCGCGCCCGAGGCCGCTCGCCGCCCCTTGTCCGCCCGGCGGCGAGAACAAGTGCAGTACGTACGCGTCGACGGTGTTCGGGCCGACGTGCGACTCCCGCGACAAGGTGGTGACCGGGTACCAGCTGCCGGAGATGAAGATGGGGGACTGGCTCGTATTCGATGGTATAGGCGCCTACGCCGCCTCGTCGGGTTCCAACTTCAACGGATTCTTGATCTCGGACATAAAGACGCATTTGGCCTACTCCACCTAG